In the Piscinibacter sp. XHJ-5 genome, one interval contains:
- a CDS encoding DsbC family protein — protein MAIALASLRRLLSVVLLMAAVLPAWADEAAIRKNLAERLPDLPKVDEVAKTPIPGLFEVRIGTDLFYTDEQGQYLIAGQMIETKTRTNLTEARIAKLTAIDFASLPLKDAIVWKQGSGARKLVVFADPNCGYCKKFEQELQKVKDVTVYTFLYPILGGDSPEKSRNIWCAKDNTKAWREWMVDGKAPGRAMGQCDTAALQRNAELGRKHRVNGTPALVFEDGRRVSGALPPEQVEKQLVASVRKAG, from the coding sequence ATGGCCATCGCGCTTGCCTCGCTTCGTCGTTTGCTCTCCGTGGTGCTGCTCATGGCGGCGGTCCTTCCCGCCTGGGCCGACGAAGCGGCCATCCGCAAGAACCTCGCCGAGCGCCTGCCCGACCTGCCGAAGGTCGACGAAGTCGCCAAGACGCCGATCCCGGGGCTGTTCGAGGTGCGCATCGGCACCGACCTGTTCTACACCGATGAACAGGGGCAATACCTCATCGCGGGCCAGATGATCGAGACCAAGACGCGCACCAACCTCACCGAGGCGCGCATCGCCAAGCTGACGGCCATCGACTTCGCCTCGCTGCCGCTGAAGGACGCCATCGTCTGGAAGCAGGGCAGCGGCGCGCGCAAGCTGGTCGTCTTCGCCGATCCCAACTGCGGCTACTGCAAGAAATTCGAGCAGGAGCTGCAGAAGGTGAAGGACGTGACCGTCTACACCTTCCTGTATCCCATCCTCGGCGGCGACTCGCCGGAGAAGTCGCGCAACATCTGGTGCGCCAAGGACAACACCAAGGCCTGGCGCGAGTGGATGGTCGACGGCAAGGCGCCGGGCCGCGCGATGGGCCAGTGCGATACCGCAGCGCTGCAGCGCAACGCCGAGCTGGGCCGCAAGCACCGCGTCAACGGCACGCCGGCGCTGGTCTTCGAGGACGGCCGCCGGGTCTCGGGGGCGCTGCCCCCGGAGCAGGTGGAAAAGCAGCTGGTCGCGTCGGTGCGCAAGGCGGGCTGA
- a CDS encoding PDZ domain-containing protein, translating to MITYRIAIADAHAHLFRVTVTVPQPAALQRLSLPVWIPGSYLVREFARHLSSMQAKQGARTVALEQIDKTTWQAPCDGRTALSVSYLAYAFDSSVRTAFLDARRGFFNGTSLCLRVEGREDEPHRMELAGLPRDWRVATAMSPLDIDDAGRGIYEAAGYDELVDHPVELGAFWRGSFKVQGVTHELVVAGALPDFDGDRLLADAERICEAAIQFWHDRKKPPFERYVFMLNAVDEGYGGLEHRASTALIAARRDLPQQGKSETPDAYVTLLGLISHEYFHTWNVKRLKPRDFGRYDYTRENYTQLLWFFEGFTSYYDDLLLRRAGLIDDARYFKLLAKTVNGVLGVPGRKVQSVAQASFDAWVKYYRSDENTPNLTVSYYTKGALVALALDLTLRSQKGSLDEVMRLLWTRSGGGPIAEDDIREALGEVAGRSMADELQAFVHGTDDLPLPALLERVGVQWQAQPPTMAQRLGVRVSESPLTGVKVSNVLRDGAAERAGVSTGDELLAVEDWRIRRLDDAARLLKPGVAGRLLMSRDQRVLTLPLTLPKEEDTPGTVALAADAKAPRAAQALRKAWLSG from the coding sequence ATGATCACCTACCGCATCGCCATCGCCGACGCCCATGCCCATCTGTTCCGCGTGACGGTGACGGTGCCGCAGCCGGCCGCCCTGCAACGCCTCAGCCTGCCGGTGTGGATTCCCGGCAGCTACCTCGTGCGCGAGTTCGCACGCCACCTGTCGTCGATGCAGGCCAAGCAGGGGGCCCGCACCGTTGCGCTGGAGCAGATCGACAAGACGACGTGGCAGGCGCCCTGCGACGGACGCACGGCGTTGTCGGTGAGCTACCTCGCCTACGCCTTCGACAGCTCGGTGCGCACCGCCTTCCTGGATGCGCGGCGCGGCTTCTTCAACGGCACCAGCCTGTGCCTTCGCGTGGAAGGCCGCGAGGACGAGCCGCACCGCATGGAGCTGGCCGGGCTGCCGCGCGACTGGCGCGTCGCCACGGCCATGTCGCCGCTCGACATCGATGACGCGGGACGTGGCATCTACGAGGCCGCGGGCTACGACGAGCTGGTCGATCACCCGGTGGAGCTGGGCGCCTTCTGGCGCGGCAGCTTCAAGGTGCAGGGCGTGACGCACGAGCTGGTCGTCGCCGGCGCCTTGCCCGATTTCGACGGCGACCGGCTGCTGGCCGACGCCGAGCGCATCTGCGAGGCGGCGATCCAGTTCTGGCACGACCGCAAGAAGCCGCCGTTCGAGCGCTACGTCTTCATGCTGAACGCCGTGGACGAAGGCTACGGTGGCCTCGAGCACCGTGCCAGCACGGCGCTGATCGCCGCGCGCCGCGACCTGCCGCAGCAGGGCAAGAGCGAGACGCCCGATGCCTACGTGACGCTGCTCGGCCTGATCAGCCACGAGTACTTCCACACCTGGAACGTGAAGCGGCTCAAGCCGCGAGACTTCGGGCGTTACGACTACACGCGCGAGAACTACACGCAGCTGCTGTGGTTCTTCGAAGGGTTCACGTCGTACTACGACGATCTGCTGCTGCGCCGCGCCGGGCTGATCGACGACGCACGCTACTTCAAGCTGCTCGCCAAGACGGTGAACGGCGTGCTCGGCGTGCCGGGGCGCAAGGTGCAGAGCGTCGCGCAGGCGAGCTTCGATGCCTGGGTGAAGTACTACCGCAGCGACGAGAACACGCCGAACCTGACCGTCAGCTACTACACCAAAGGGGCCCTGGTCGCGCTCGCGCTGGACTTGACGCTGCGCTCCCAGAAGGGCTCGCTCGACGAGGTGATGCGCCTGCTCTGGACACGCAGCGGCGGCGGTCCGATCGCCGAGGACGACATTCGCGAAGCACTCGGCGAGGTCGCGGGCCGGTCGATGGCCGACGAGCTGCAGGCCTTCGTGCACGGCACCGACGACCTGCCCCTGCCGGCGCTGCTCGAGCGCGTCGGCGTGCAGTGGCAGGCGCAGCCGCCGACGATGGCGCAGCGCCTGGGCGTGCGCGTCAGCGAGAGCCCGCTGACCGGCGTGAAGGTCAGCAACGTGTTGCGCGACGGCGCGGCCGAGCGAGCCGGCGTTTCCACCGGCGACGAGCTGCTGGCCGTCGAGGACTGGCGCATTCGTCGCCTCGACGACGCGGCTCGGCTGCTGAAGCCCGGTGTCGCGGGCCGACTGCTGATGTCGCGCGACCAGCGCGTGCTGACGCTGCCGCTGACGCTCCCGAAGGAAGAAGACACGCCGGGCACCGTCGCGCTGGCGGCCGACGCGAAGGCGCCGCGCGCCGCGCAGGCGCTGCGCAAGGCATGGCTCAGCGGCTGA
- a CDS encoding DUF3108 domain-containing protein produces MAQRLSLWRTVLQAGEPWQRRVAAIGLILGVIVVHGCIADRLAERMADFSVEAAMPPRIEVAYVREMEPTAPPSMAPAAAAPRPARTKRMRAAAPQPPASAASEVAVAEAAPQSPAPAEAPPEPPATPAVSADAPAAVASAPAPEAAASAPAFTWPGSTRLSYALTGNYRGEVHGSAQVEWVRVDLRYQVHLDVTVGMSFAPLLSRRMTSEGRLTPEGLVPERYDEDSKVAFRERRRATIRFEQGVVLMPDGRRREGWPGVQDAASQFVQLTYIFTTQPQRLAAGQVIEVPLALPRNVDRWLYDVLEQETLYTPFGPVDAFPLKPRRIARAGGDLVAEVWFAPTLAYLPVRIRIRQDAETFVDLMIERKPQLAAQ; encoded by the coding sequence ATGGCTCAGCGGCTGAGCCTGTGGCGCACCGTCCTGCAGGCGGGTGAGCCCTGGCAGCGGCGCGTGGCCGCGATCGGCCTGATCCTCGGCGTCATCGTGGTTCACGGGTGCATTGCCGACCGGCTGGCCGAGCGCATGGCCGACTTCAGCGTCGAGGCTGCGATGCCGCCGCGCATCGAGGTGGCCTATGTGCGGGAGATGGAGCCGACGGCGCCGCCGTCGATGGCCCCCGCAGCCGCCGCGCCGCGTCCCGCGAGGACGAAGCGGATGCGCGCCGCGGCGCCCCAGCCGCCGGCGTCCGCCGCTTCCGAAGTCGCCGTCGCCGAAGCAGCGCCCCAGTCGCCGGCGCCGGCCGAGGCGCCCCCGGAGCCGCCCGCCACGCCCGCCGTCTCGGCCGACGCGCCGGCCGCGGTCGCGTCGGCGCCCGCACCCGAAGCCGCGGCCAGCGCGCCCGCATTCACCTGGCCCGGCTCCACGCGCCTGAGCTACGCGCTGACCGGCAACTACCGCGGAGAGGTGCACGGCAGCGCGCAGGTGGAATGGGTGCGCGTGGACCTGCGCTACCAGGTGCATCTCGACGTCACCGTCGGAATGAGCTTCGCGCCGCTCCTGTCGCGCCGCATGACCAGCGAAGGCCGCCTGACCCCCGAAGGCCTGGTACCCGAGCGCTACGACGAAGACAGCAAGGTGGCGTTTCGCGAGCGGCGCCGCGCGACCATCCGATTCGAGCAGGGCGTGGTGCTGATGCCCGACGGACGGCGCCGCGAAGGCTGGCCAGGCGTGCAGGACGCGGCCAGCCAGTTCGTGCAGCTCACCTACATCTTCACCACGCAGCCGCAGCGGCTGGCCGCAGGCCAGGTGATCGAGGTGCCGCTCGCGCTGCCGCGCAACGTGGACCGCTGGCTCTACGACGTCCTCGAGCAAGAGACGCTGTACACGCCGTTCGGCCCGGTCGACGCCTTCCCGCTGAAGCCGCGCCGCATCGCGCGTGCGGGCGGCGACCTCGTCGCCGAGGTGTGGTTCGCGCCGACGCTGGCCTACCTGCCGGTGCGCATCCGCATCCGGCAGGACGCCGAGACCTTCGTCGACCTGATGATCGAGCGCAAGCCGCAGCTGGCGGCGCAGTGA
- a CDS encoding enoyl-CoA hydratase encodes MTYEFITADVRGSGDRRIGLITLNRPKQLNALNDGLMNDLGAALKAFDGDDTIGCMVITGNEKAFAAGADIGAMATWGYMDVYKSDYITRNWETIRSIRKPVIAAVAGFALGGGCELALMCDVIIAADTARFGQPEIKLGIIPGAGGTQRLPRAVGKAKAMDLVLTGRMMDAAEAERAGLVSRVVPAAELLDIALNAAQTICEFSGPSVMMAKEAINRAYESPLSEGIQFERRMFHSLFATEDQKEGMDAFVNKRKAVFRHR; translated from the coding sequence ATGACCTATGAATTCATCACCGCCGACGTGCGAGGCAGCGGCGACCGCCGGATCGGGTTGATCACGCTCAATCGGCCCAAGCAGCTCAATGCGTTGAACGACGGGCTGATGAACGATCTGGGCGCCGCGCTGAAGGCGTTCGACGGCGACGACACGATCGGCTGCATGGTGATCACCGGCAACGAGAAGGCCTTCGCCGCCGGCGCCGACATCGGCGCGATGGCGACGTGGGGCTACATGGACGTCTACAAGAGCGACTACATCACGCGCAACTGGGAGACCATCCGCAGCATCCGCAAGCCCGTCATCGCGGCGGTGGCGGGATTTGCGCTGGGCGGCGGCTGCGAGCTCGCGCTGATGTGCGACGTGATCATCGCCGCCGACACGGCGCGCTTCGGGCAGCCCGAGATCAAGCTCGGCATCATCCCCGGCGCCGGCGGCACCCAGCGGCTGCCGCGCGCGGTGGGCAAGGCCAAGGCGATGGACCTGGTGCTGACGGGCCGCATGATGGACGCCGCCGAAGCCGAACGCGCCGGCCTGGTGTCGCGCGTCGTGCCGGCCGCCGAGCTGCTCGACATCGCGCTCAATGCCGCGCAGACGATCTGCGAGTTCAGCGGGCCGAGCGTGATGATGGCCAAGGAGGCCATCAACCGGGCCTACGAGAGCCCGCTGTCCGAAGGCATCCAGTTCGAGCGGCGCATGTTCCATTCGCTGTTCGCGACGGAGGACCAGAAGGAGGGGATGGATGCCTTCGTGAACAAGCGCAAGGCGGTGTTCCGCCACCGCTAG
- a CDS encoding amylo-alpha-1,6-glucosidase, which yields MAEKIQIGDKWYVAATSARTEESPQVLKNDETFVMFDRFGDLQVLGPGDQGLYHEDTRYLSYQELLIDGARPLYLGATVKENNSLLIIELMNPDLTRGGEVVVGKGTVHIFRAKLLWQGACYEHIRLTNHGREPVEMTLALAFDADFVDLFEVRGMTREQRGDRLPARVGSHDVELRYLGRDARPRSTRLEFSPTPTALNEQQATFDVHLDPGAEQHLYCTVSCLVETTGTADTTVQYEEALRRNNAARRAALAGRCIIETSNPLVNLWLDRSVSDLAMLTTGLTTGPYPYAGVPWYSTTFGRDGILTAREYLWIDPSLARGVLAFLAATQASEPEPERDADPGKILHEARRSEMARTGEIPFGRYYGTVDATPLFVALAGAYHQRTGDLEFIRSIWPQLKLALEWMDRFGDVDGDGFVEYARRSREGLVQQGWKDSQDSVFHEDGRLADAPIALCEVQAYVYEAKLMASELARHLHEPALADRLREEAHALKHRFGQAFWCEDLGTYAIALDGDKKPCRIATSNAGHALWTGIATPAHAHRVVQRLMRDDSFCGWGIRTVASGQARYNPMSYHNGSVWPHDNALIAAGMARYGYTEEAMRVFTALFDASLHFDRHRLPELFCGFPRRAGEGPTLYPVACSPQAWAAAAVFGMLQACLGLDFHPAKPEVALRSPRLPPFIQWMKVQGLAVREHSVDLLLQRYQNNVGIEVIRKEGDIEVTVAI from the coding sequence ATGGCCGAGAAGATCCAGATCGGCGACAAGTGGTACGTGGCAGCGACCTCGGCGCGAACCGAGGAGAGTCCTCAGGTCCTGAAGAACGACGAGACCTTCGTCATGTTCGACCGCTTCGGCGACCTGCAGGTGCTCGGCCCGGGCGACCAGGGCCTGTACCACGAGGACACGCGCTACCTGTCCTACCAGGAGCTGCTGATCGACGGTGCACGCCCGCTGTACCTGGGCGCGACGGTCAAGGAGAACAACAGCCTGCTCATCATCGAGCTGATGAACCCCGACCTCACCCGCGGCGGCGAGGTCGTGGTCGGCAAGGGCACGGTGCACATCTTCCGCGCCAAGCTGCTGTGGCAAGGCGCCTGCTACGAGCACATCCGCCTCACCAACCACGGCCGCGAGCCGGTGGAGATGACGCTGGCGCTGGCCTTCGACGCCGACTTCGTCGACCTGTTCGAGGTGCGCGGCATGACGCGCGAGCAGCGCGGCGACCGCCTGCCGGCCCGCGTGGGCAGCCACGACGTCGAGCTGCGCTACCTCGGCCGCGACGCGCGGCCGCGCAGCACGCGCCTCGAGTTCAGCCCGACGCCGACCGCGCTCAACGAGCAGCAGGCCACCTTCGACGTCCATCTCGACCCGGGCGCCGAGCAGCACCTGTACTGCACCGTGTCGTGCCTCGTCGAGACCACCGGCACCGCGGACACGACGGTGCAGTACGAGGAAGCCCTGCGGCGCAACAACGCGGCGCGGCGCGCGGCGCTGGCCGGACGCTGCATCATCGAGACCTCGAATCCGCTGGTCAACCTGTGGCTGGACCGCTCGGTGTCCGATCTGGCGATGCTCACCACCGGCCTCACCACCGGGCCGTATCCGTACGCCGGCGTGCCGTGGTACTCGACCACCTTCGGACGCGACGGCATCCTGACGGCTCGCGAGTACCTGTGGATCGATCCGTCGCTGGCGCGCGGCGTGCTGGCCTTCCTGGCCGCCACGCAGGCCAGCGAGCCCGAGCCGGAGCGCGACGCCGATCCGGGCAAGATCCTGCACGAGGCGCGGCGCAGCGAGATGGCCCGCACTGGCGAGATCCCGTTCGGCCGCTACTACGGCACGGTCGACGCCACGCCGCTGTTCGTCGCGCTGGCCGGCGCCTATCACCAGCGCACCGGCGACCTCGAGTTCATCAGAAGCATCTGGCCGCAGCTGAAGCTCGCGCTGGAATGGATGGACCGCTTCGGCGATGTCGACGGCGACGGCTTCGTCGAGTACGCGCGGCGCAGCCGCGAGGGGCTGGTGCAGCAGGGCTGGAAGGATTCGCAGGACTCGGTGTTCCACGAGGACGGTCGCCTCGCCGACGCGCCGATCGCGTTGTGCGAGGTGCAGGCCTACGTCTACGAGGCCAAGCTGATGGCCAGCGAGCTGGCGCGCCACCTGCACGAGCCGGCACTGGCCGACCGGCTGCGCGAGGAAGCGCATGCGCTGAAGCACCGCTTCGGCCAGGCCTTCTGGTGCGAGGACCTCGGCACCTACGCCATCGCGCTCGATGGCGACAAGAAGCCCTGCCGCATCGCCACCTCCAACGCCGGCCATGCGCTGTGGACCGGCATCGCCACGCCGGCCCATGCCCACCGCGTGGTGCAGCGCCTGATGCGCGACGACTCCTTCTGCGGCTGGGGCATCCGCACGGTGGCCTCGGGTCAGGCGCGCTACAACCCGATGTCGTACCACAACGGATCGGTCTGGCCGCACGACAACGCACTGATTGCCGCCGGCATGGCCCGCTATGGCTACACCGAGGAAGCGATGCGCGTGTTCACCGCGCTGTTCGACGCCAGCCTGCATTTCGACCGGCACCGCCTGCCGGAGCTGTTCTGCGGCTTTCCGCGTCGTGCCGGGGAAGGCCCGACGCTGTACCCGGTGGCCTGCTCTCCGCAGGCCTGGGCCGCGGCGGCGGTGTTCGGCATGCTGCAAGCCTGCCTGGGCCTGGACTTCCATCCGGCCAAGCCCGAAGTGGCGCTGCGCTCGCCGCGCCTGCCGCCGTTCATCCAGTGGATGAAGGTGCAGGGTCTCGCGGTGCGCGAGCACAGCGTGGACCTCCTGCTGCAGCGCTACCAGAACAACGTGGGGATAGAAGTCATCCGCAAGGAAGGCGACATCGAGGTCACGGTGGCGATCTAG
- a CDS encoding glycosyltransferase family 4 protein, with the protein MKIAQIAPLIESVPPNAYGGTERVVSYLTEALVGLGHDVTLYASGDSVTSAHLVAVVERGLRLDPRRPDWLTWTTQMIDQVFESAPRFDLLHFHIDYLHFPLARRCKTPSVSTLHGRQDLPDLGPLYRHFREQPVVSISDSQREPLPDANWCATVHHGLPVDLYRFHPTPGDYFAFLGRLSPEKRVDRAIQIAIGCGVPLRIAAKVDPADRDYFETVVRPLLAHPLIDYIGELEEKDKNDFIGGARALLFPIDWPEPFGLVMIEALACGTPVISYAGGSVPEVLEHGVTGYIVNDHQQAVAAARRIDLIDRRRCRQAFEQRFTATTMAERYLEVYRALIRH; encoded by the coding sequence GTGAAGATCGCCCAAATCGCCCCCCTGATCGAAAGCGTGCCGCCCAATGCCTACGGCGGCACCGAGCGTGTCGTGTCCTACCTCACCGAGGCGCTGGTCGGCCTGGGCCACGACGTCACCCTCTACGCCAGCGGCGACTCGGTCACCTCGGCGCACCTCGTGGCGGTCGTCGAACGCGGCCTGCGGCTCGATCCACGCCGCCCCGACTGGCTGACCTGGACCACGCAGATGATCGACCAGGTGTTCGAGTCGGCACCGCGCTTCGACCTGTTGCATTTCCACATCGACTACCTGCACTTCCCGCTCGCGCGACGCTGCAAGACACCCAGCGTGAGCACGCTGCACGGGCGGCAGGATTTGCCCGACCTCGGCCCGCTCTACCGGCATTTCCGGGAACAGCCGGTGGTGTCGATCTCCGACAGCCAGCGCGAGCCCTTGCCCGACGCCAACTGGTGCGCCACCGTGCACCACGGCCTGCCGGTCGACCTGTACCGCTTTCACCCCACGCCCGGCGACTACTTCGCCTTCCTCGGCCGCCTCTCGCCCGAAAAGCGCGTGGACCGCGCGATCCAGATCGCCATCGGCTGCGGCGTGCCGCTGCGCATCGCCGCCAAGGTCGACCCCGCCGACCGCGATTACTTCGAGACCGTCGTGCGGCCGCTGCTGGCGCATCCGCTGATCGACTACATCGGCGAGCTCGAGGAAAAGGACAAGAACGACTTCATCGGCGGGGCACGCGCCCTGCTGTTTCCCATCGACTGGCCCGAGCCTTTCGGCCTGGTGATGATCGAGGCCCTCGCCTGCGGCACGCCGGTCATCAGCTATGCCGGCGGGTCCGTGCCCGAGGTGCTCGAGCACGGCGTGACCGGCTACATCGTCAACGATCACCAGCAGGCGGTCGCTGCGGCCCGACGCATCGACCTCATCGACCGTCGCCGCTGCCGACAGGCATTCGAGCAGCGCTTCACCGCGACCACCATGGCCGAGCGCTACCTGGAGGTCTACCGCGCCCTCATCCGGCATTGA
- the lysS gene encoding lysine--tRNA ligase → MDTALPHDDNQLIAERREKLAAIRQQGVAFPNDFKPTHQAADVIRKYGTLPNEELEPQAIRVSVAGRMMLKRVMGKACFGTLQDASGRIQLYVTLDNVGADALAAFKHWDLGDILGCEGTLFRTKAGELSVRADRVRLLTKSLRPLPDKFHGMTDQEQKYRQRYVDLMTDEDSRARFIARSKAVSSIRNYMVEHGFLEVETPMLHPIPGGANAKPFVTHHNALDQQMFLRIAPELYLKRLIVGGFDRVFEINRNFRNEGISVRHNPEFTMMEFYAAYWNHHDLMDFTEGVLRHAARVATGSASLTYAGKPVDLDKPFARLSVRDALVVHAGLGEAEASDAAALRARLKALGEEAPAHWKLPELQFGLFEAAVEDKLWQPTFIIDYPVEVSPLARASDTNPAITERFELFITGREYANGFSELNDAEDQAARFAAQAANKEAGDEEAMYYDADFIRALEYGMPPTGGCGIGIDRLIMLLTDSPSIRDVILFPSLRKEG, encoded by the coding sequence ATGGACACCGCCCTGCCCCACGACGACAACCAGCTCATCGCCGAGCGCCGCGAGAAGCTTGCCGCGATCCGCCAGCAAGGCGTGGCCTTCCCCAACGATTTCAAGCCCACGCACCAGGCCGCCGACGTCATCCGCAAGTACGGCACGCTGCCCAACGAGGAACTCGAGCCGCAGGCGATCCGGGTCTCGGTGGCCGGCCGGATGATGCTCAAGCGTGTCATGGGCAAGGCCTGCTTCGGCACGCTGCAGGACGCCTCGGGCCGAATCCAGCTCTACGTCACGCTCGACAACGTGGGCGCCGACGCGCTGGCCGCCTTCAAGCACTGGGACCTGGGCGACATCCTCGGCTGCGAGGGCACGCTGTTCCGCACCAAGGCCGGCGAGCTGTCGGTGCGCGCCGACCGCGTGCGCCTGCTGACCAAGAGCCTGCGCCCGCTGCCGGACAAGTTCCACGGCATGACCGATCAGGAGCAGAAGTACCGCCAGCGCTACGTCGACCTGATGACCGACGAGGACTCGCGCGCCCGCTTCATCGCGCGCAGCAAGGCCGTCTCGTCGATCCGCAACTACATGGTCGAGCACGGCTTCCTCGAGGTCGAGACGCCGATGCTGCATCCCATCCCGGGCGGTGCCAATGCCAAGCCCTTCGTCACGCACCACAACGCGCTGGACCAGCAGATGTTCCTGCGCATCGCGCCCGAGCTCTATCTCAAGCGCCTGATCGTCGGCGGCTTCGACCGGGTGTTCGAGATCAACCGCAACTTCCGCAACGAAGGCATCTCGGTCCGGCACAACCCGGAGTTCACGATGATGGAGTTCTATGCGGCGTACTGGAACCACCACGACCTGATGGACTTCACCGAAGGCGTGCTGCGTCATGCGGCGCGCGTGGCCACCGGATCGGCGAGCCTCACCTATGCGGGCAAGCCGGTCGACCTGGACAAGCCGTTCGCGCGGCTGTCGGTACGCGACGCGCTGGTGGTGCACGCGGGTCTCGGCGAAGCCGAGGCGTCCGATGCCGCGGCGCTGCGCGCGCGCCTGAAGGCGCTCGGCGAAGAGGCGCCGGCGCACTGGAAGCTGCCGGAGCTGCAGTTCGGGCTGTTCGAGGCGGCGGTCGAGGACAAGCTGTGGCAGCCCACCTTCATCATCGACTACCCCGTCGAGGTGTCGCCGCTGGCGCGCGCCTCCGACACCAATCCGGCGATCACCGAGCGCTTCGAGCTGTTCATCACCGGCCGCGAGTACGCCAACGGCTTCTCCGAGCTGAACGACGCCGAGGACCAGGCGGCGCGCTTCGCCGCCCAGGCGGCCAACAAGGAAGCCGGCGACGAGGAGGCGATGTACTACGACGCCGACTTCATTCGCGCGCTGGAATACGGGATGCCGCCCACCGGCGGCTGCGGCATCGGCATCGACCGTCTGATCATGCTGCTCACCGACAGCCCCAGCATCCGCGACGTCATCCTGTTCCCGTCGCTGCGCAAGGAAGGATGA
- a CDS encoding acyltransferase — MTRRFPQLTDQLYFLGLAALNTVHGWLPFWMRPALYRACRFDIHRSATLQGGVRFFHVGRLSVGEDSVINRGVYLDNRGGLSIGAHVSVAHDVRIYTMGHDVHAADFATKSKPVRIDDYAVLFAAAMVMPGVHVGARSVVMAGAVVTRDVPPGRMVGGNPAVDIGPREGTPAYRLRRRFWFAH, encoded by the coding sequence ATGACCCGACGCTTTCCCCAGCTCACCGACCAGCTCTACTTCCTGGGCCTGGCGGCGCTGAACACGGTGCACGGCTGGCTGCCGTTCTGGATGCGTCCGGCGCTGTACCGCGCCTGCCGCTTCGACATCCACCGCTCGGCCACGCTGCAAGGCGGCGTGCGCTTCTTCCATGTCGGCCGCCTGTCCGTCGGCGAGGACTCGGTGATCAACCGCGGCGTCTACCTCGACAACCGCGGCGGACTGTCCATCGGCGCGCACGTCTCGGTCGCGCACGACGTGCGCATCTACACCATGGGCCATGACGTGCATGCGGCCGATTTCGCGACCAAGTCCAAGCCCGTCCGCATCGACGACTACGCGGTGCTGTTCGCCGCAGCCATGGTGATGCCCGGCGTGCACGTCGGCGCCCGCTCGGTGGTGATGGCCGGCGCGGTGGTCACGCGCGACGTGCCGCCGGGCCGCATGGTCGGCGGCAACCCGGCAGTCGACATCGGGCCGCGCGAGGGCACGCCCGCCTACCGCCTGCGTCGCCGCTTCTGGTTCGCCCATTGA
- a CDS encoding glycosyltransferase: protein MSASIAIVDGGSFVLPYDYQWVKALAARGTRVAFYGSDTRYNGTFLAAMAQLPNVEVHRRAVSGTVSPRWKGVLAYIALLARLAWRSRRHDMVNLQFSVLWPLELPLWWWLRRKLVFTVHNAVPHGHAGLRHRPTQWIASLARSLLFVSEATREDFMRRYGERFRAKSQLLPHGLLPVAPQAAAAAYTSRGAPEALVFWSTVKPYKGVELFAELARSPRLAGLSLEIYGAWDRGLLALQRELAALGVKVHDGYLDDARLAQLLSRNVVFLLPYRDASQSGALYALLNHGCRFICADAGDLGGFMRRFGLDGLLLRERSAAAVADCVAYLHSHDEEVMQSLQRAQQALRWDRLMDEHAGWW, encoded by the coding sequence TTGAGCGCCTCGATCGCGATCGTCGACGGCGGCTCCTTCGTCCTGCCCTACGACTACCAGTGGGTGAAGGCTCTGGCTGCCCGCGGCACGCGCGTCGCGTTCTACGGCTCGGACACCCGCTACAACGGCACGTTCCTGGCCGCGATGGCGCAACTGCCGAACGTGGAGGTCCATCGCCGTGCGGTTTCGGGCACCGTCAGCCCGCGCTGGAAGGGCGTGCTCGCGTACATCGCGCTGCTGGCACGGCTGGCGTGGCGCAGCCGGCGCCACGACATGGTGAACCTGCAGTTCAGCGTGCTGTGGCCGCTGGAGCTGCCGCTGTGGTGGTGGCTGCGGCGCAAGCTGGTCTTCACCGTGCACAACGCGGTGCCGCATGGTCATGCCGGCCTGCGGCATCGGCCCACCCAGTGGATCGCGTCCCTGGCCCGCTCGCTGCTGTTCGTGAGCGAGGCGACACGCGAGGACTTCATGCGCCGCTACGGCGAGCGCTTTCGCGCCAAGTCGCAGCTGCTGCCGCACGGCCTGCTGCCCGTCGCGCCGCAGGCCGCCGCCGCGGCGTACACCAGCCGCGGAGCGCCCGAGGCGCTGGTGTTCTGGAGCACCGTCAAGCCGTACAAGGGCGTCGAGCTGTTCGCCGAGCTGGCGCGCTCGCCGCGGCTCGCCGGCCTGTCGCTGGAGATCTACGGCGCCTGGGACCGCGGCCTGCTGGCGTTGCAGCGCGAGCTGGCGGCGCTCGGCGTGAAGGTCCACGACGGCTACCTCGACGATGCCCGGCTCGCGCAGCTGCTGTCGCGCAACGTCGTGTTCCTGCTGCCCTACCGTGATGCCTCCCAGTCCGGCGCGCTGTATGCGCTGCTCAACCACGGCTGTCGCTTCATCTGCGCCGACGCCGGCGACCTCGGCGGCTTCATGCGGCGCTTCGGGTTGGACGGGCTGCTGCTGCGCGAGCGCAGCGCCGCTGCGGTGGCCGATTGCGTCGCGTACCTGCATTCGCACGACGAAGAAGTGATGCAGTCGCTGCAGCGGGCCCAGCAGGCGCTTCGATGGGACCGGCTGATGGACGAACACGCCGGCTGGTGGTGA